A section of the Serratia liquefaciens ATCC 27592 genome encodes:
- a CDS encoding LysR substrate-binding domain-containing protein — protein MGRVTFDLEDLRSYVTGIELGSFAKAAERLGRSTSAVSAHLKKLEQQVGTPILRKAGRNMVMTEAGETLLGYARRLLELNDEAAAAVRGLDLHGRVRLGLQEDFGETFLPQVLGSFTRAHPRVRIEARIARNAELIDWVLKGELDLSLAWDGGISTPFHQALGQRQMHWIASPDFDLSLWRSGHEPLPLVMFDAPCLMRSAATQALDRAGIAWRVAFTSRSLNGVWAAVSAGLGVTVRTDAGLPSGLSLLPPGMLPTLSPLGVVLHRAQETPTAAIQRLAQIVADRIKN, from the coding sequence ATGGGGCGTGTCACCTTTGATCTCGAAGATCTGCGCAGTTACGTTACCGGTATTGAGTTGGGCAGTTTCGCCAAAGCGGCGGAGCGGCTGGGGCGCTCAACCTCGGCAGTCAGCGCGCACCTGAAAAAGCTGGAGCAACAGGTTGGCACCCCGATTCTGCGCAAGGCCGGGCGCAACATGGTGATGACCGAGGCCGGCGAGACATTGCTGGGCTACGCCCGCCGGCTGCTGGAGTTGAACGATGAGGCCGCCGCGGCGGTGCGCGGGCTGGATTTGCATGGCCGGGTACGCTTGGGGTTACAGGAGGACTTCGGGGAAACCTTTTTGCCGCAGGTGTTGGGCAGTTTCACTCGCGCGCATCCGCGTGTGCGCATCGAAGCGCGGATCGCCCGCAATGCCGAGCTGATCGACTGGGTATTGAAAGGGGAGCTGGATTTGTCGCTGGCGTGGGACGGGGGCATCAGCACGCCATTTCACCAGGCGCTGGGGCAAAGGCAAATGCACTGGATCGCCTCGCCTGATTTTGATCTGTCGCTCTGGCGCAGTGGGCATGAACCGCTGCCGCTGGTGATGTTCGACGCCCCTTGCCTGATGCGCAGTGCGGCGACGCAGGCATTGGATCGCGCCGGGATTGCGTGGCGTGTCGCCTTTACCAGCCGTAGCCTGAATGGCGTATGGGCCGCCGTCAGCGCCGGGCTGGGAGTGACGGTACGCACCGATGCCGGGCTGCCGTCGGGATTATCCCTTCTGCCGCCCGGCATGTTACCGACGTTAAGCCCGCTTGGCGTGGTGTTGCATCGCGCACAAGAAACTCCAACGGCGGCCATTCAGCGGTTGGCGCAAATCGTGGCCGACAGAATCAAAAACTAG
- the urtB gene encoding urea ABC transporter permease subunit UrtB, with protein MKLFSLSQLRPLCFLLCCLPMFAQAGPADEFATANRTQQAKLLQAWATAPDASRLPLLQALKQESVVIDDAKHAFVQQGENYQPLSGSAAPVGTPKKLWLNNRLRILIANALSAHRLVSEDPAVRLQAAQALQREAQSDQLPLLTQRLALEQDSRVHEALSIALANLQLNDADAGVRLNAVRLLGSSGDPETQTRLQALTETGHEPDAAVRAEAMKSLSSVKHRLMIGDLIGQAFTGLSLGSILLLAALGLAITYGLLGVINMAHGEMLMLGAYSAYLVQGLFQQFAPQWLALYPLVALPVAFAITACIGMALERTVIRHLYGRPLETLLATWGISLVLIQGVRVLFGAQNVEVANPAWLSGGIQLLPNLVLPWNRIAVIVFVALVLILTWLLLNKTRLGMNVRAVTQNRGMAACCGVPTGRVDMLAFGLGSGIAGLGGVALSQLGNVGPELGQGYIIDSFLVVVLGGVGQLAGTVVAAFGLGILNKILEPQIGAVLGKILILALIVLFIQKRPQGLFALKGRVND; from the coding sequence ATGAAACTTTTCTCTTTAAGCCAACTCAGGCCTCTGTGTTTTCTGCTGTGCTGCCTGCCGATGTTCGCGCAGGCGGGGCCGGCCGATGAATTTGCTACGGCCAATCGCACGCAGCAAGCCAAATTATTACAGGCATGGGCCACCGCGCCGGATGCTTCGCGACTGCCGCTGCTGCAAGCGCTGAAACAAGAAAGTGTGGTGATCGACGACGCCAAACATGCCTTTGTCCAGCAGGGCGAAAATTACCAGCCCTTGTCTGGCAGCGCTGCCCCGGTCGGCACACCGAAGAAGCTGTGGTTGAACAACCGGCTGCGCATCCTGATTGCCAACGCACTGTCGGCGCATCGGCTGGTCAGCGAGGACCCGGCGGTGCGTTTACAGGCGGCGCAGGCCCTGCAGCGCGAGGCGCAAAGCGATCAGTTGCCGCTGCTGACCCAGCGTTTGGCGCTGGAACAAGACAGCCGGGTGCATGAGGCATTGAGCATCGCGCTGGCGAATCTGCAACTTAACGATGCCGATGCCGGGGTACGCCTCAACGCGGTGCGCTTGCTTGGCAGCTCGGGCGATCCTGAAACGCAAACGCGCCTGCAGGCGTTGACGGAGACAGGCCATGAGCCGGACGCCGCGGTACGTGCCGAAGCGATGAAAAGCCTGAGCAGCGTGAAACATCGGCTGATGATCGGTGACCTGATCGGCCAGGCATTTACCGGTCTGTCGCTGGGTTCGATCCTGCTGTTGGCGGCGCTCGGTTTGGCAATCACCTATGGCCTGCTGGGGGTGATCAACATGGCGCACGGCGAAATGCTGATGCTCGGCGCCTATTCGGCTTATCTGGTACAGGGGCTGTTTCAGCAGTTTGCGCCGCAGTGGCTGGCGCTGTATCCGCTGGTGGCGCTGCCGGTGGCGTTCGCCATCACGGCCTGCATCGGCATGGCGCTGGAGCGCACGGTGATCCGCCACCTTTACGGCCGACCGCTGGAAACGCTGTTGGCCACCTGGGGCATTAGCCTGGTGCTGATCCAAGGGGTACGGGTGTTGTTCGGTGCGCAAAACGTGGAGGTCGCAAACCCGGCCTGGCTGTCGGGCGGTATTCAGCTCCTGCCGAATCTGGTGCTGCCGTGGAACCGCATTGCCGTCATCGTGTTTGTGGCGTTGGTCCTGATCCTCACCTGGCTGTTGCTGAATAAAACCCGACTGGGCATGAACGTGCGAGCCGTGACGCAAAACCGCGGCATGGCCGCGTGTTGCGGTGTGCCCACCGGCCGTGTCGATATGCTGGCGTTCGGGTTGGGGTCCGGCATTGCCGGGTTGGGCGGCGTAGCCTTGTCGCAGTTGGGCAACGTCGGGCCCGAGCTGGGGCAGGGTTATATCATCGACTCCTTCCTGGTGGTGGTGCTTGGCGGCGTGGGCCAGTTGGCCGGTACGGTGGTGGCGGCTTTTGGCCTCGGCATCCTCAACAAAATTCTCGAACCACAGATTGGCGCCGTGCTGGGTAAAATCCTGATCCTGGCGCTGATTGTCCTGTTTATTCAAAAGCGTCCTCAGGGGCTATTTGCCCTCAAGGGCAGGGTGAATGACTGA
- a CDS encoding FAD-dependent oxidoreductase, which translates to MPQSLITPYVTRCCIVGGGPAGLMLGYLLARAGINVTVLEKHADFLRDFRGDTIHPSTLEIMHQLGLLEALLALPHQRAETLHAEIAGRDIRLADFTRLPTRCKFIAFMPQWEFLNFLAEKAAAFPEFTLIKSAQVHQLLYDRGQVCGVLADTPEGPIRVRCQLVIGTDGRNSVVREQASLSSHSFGSPRDVLWMKIDKQEGDPAWSMGHTGPKQNFIMIDRGEYWQCGYSIDKGSFEAIQQDGLENFLLQIAEVAPFQDHRLQTIVSWQQVKLLSIRIDRLDQWAKPGVLCIGDAAHAMSPIGGVGVNLAIQDAVATANAIIPPLRSQRLQLKHLQQVQRRRNFPTKATQFLQIKMSQRRPKKRRAGESSKLMARVGNSRWLPHLFGRIIGLGFRRETPKHLD; encoded by the coding sequence ATGCCACAGTCCCTGATCACGCCTTATGTCACCCGTTGCTGTATCGTTGGCGGCGGCCCCGCCGGGCTGATGCTCGGCTATTTGTTGGCTCGGGCTGGCATTAACGTGACGGTGCTGGAAAAACACGCCGATTTTCTGCGAGATTTTCGCGGCGATACCATTCACCCCTCGACGCTGGAAATCATGCACCAGCTTGGCCTGCTGGAAGCATTGCTGGCTCTGCCACACCAGCGTGCGGAAACGCTGCATGCCGAGATCGCCGGGCGTGACATTCGGCTGGCAGACTTCACACGCTTGCCAACCCGCTGCAAATTTATCGCCTTTATGCCGCAATGGGAGTTTCTCAACTTTCTGGCAGAAAAGGCCGCCGCCTTTCCCGAATTCACACTGATCAAGTCCGCGCAGGTGCACCAGCTGTTGTACGATCGCGGCCAGGTCTGCGGCGTGCTGGCGGACACGCCGGAAGGGCCGATCCGCGTTCGCTGCCAGTTGGTGATAGGTACCGACGGACGCAACTCGGTGGTGCGTGAACAGGCTTCTCTCAGCAGCCACAGTTTTGGCTCACCGCGTGACGTGTTGTGGATGAAAATCGATAAACAGGAAGGCGATCCGGCCTGGTCGATGGGCCACACCGGACCAAAGCAAAACTTCATCATGATCGACCGGGGTGAATACTGGCAGTGTGGCTATTCGATCGACAAAGGCAGCTTCGAGGCGATCCAACAAGACGGACTGGAGAATTTTTTACTGCAGATTGCCGAGGTGGCACCGTTCCAGGATCATCGCCTGCAAACGATCGTCAGTTGGCAACAGGTGAAGCTGCTCAGCATCCGCATCGATCGTCTGGATCAGTGGGCCAAGCCGGGCGTGCTGTGCATTGGCGATGCCGCGCACGCCATGTCACCCATCGGTGGCGTTGGGGTGAATCTGGCGATTCAGGATGCAGTCGCGACCGCCAACGCGATCATTCCCCCGCTGCGCAGCCAGCGCTTGCAGCTAAAACACCTGCAGCAGGTACAGCGACGCCGCAACTTCCCCACCAAAGCCACTCAGTTCCTGCAAATCAAAATGAGCCAGCGCAGGCCGAAAAAACGCCGTGCCGGCGAGAGCTCCAAACTGATGGCCCGGGTAGGCAACAGCCGTTGGTTGCCACATTTGTTTGGCCGGATTATCGGTCTGGGATTCAGGCGCGAGACGCCGAAACATTTGGACTGA
- a CDS encoding type II toxin-antitoxin system ParD family antitoxin has translation MGRTLTVDLGKELRGFVEGLVASGDYRTPSEVIRESVRTLRERTAASKLEELRRLIAEGENSGDAQEWDRDVFMERIRSKTKGCGEK, from the coding sequence ATGGGCAGAACATTGACGGTAGACCTGGGTAAAGAACTGCGTGGGTTTGTCGAAGGCCTGGTCGCCAGCGGCGACTACCGTACCCCAAGCGAGGTCATCCGCGAATCGGTACGTACCCTGCGCGAACGTACAGCTGCATCAAAACTGGAAGAACTGCGCCGCTTGATCGCCGAAGGTGAAAATAGTGGCGATGCCCAAGAGTGGGATCGAGATGTGTTCATGGAAAGAATACGGAGTAAAACAAAAGGATGCGGAGAAAAATAG
- the urtE gene encoding urea ABC transporter ATP-binding subunit UrtE, translated as MLQVNELNQYYGGSHILRGLSFEARIGEVTCLLGRNGVGKTTLLKCLMGLIPVKSGTLSWQGTALNGKKPHQRVQAGIAYVPQGREIFPRLTVEENLLMGLARFSGTEARKVPEHIYELFPVLLQMKDRRGGDLSGGQQQQLAIGRALACRPQLLILDEPTEGIQPSVIKEIGAVIKQLAAGGDMAILLVEQFYDFAAELADSYLVMSRGSIIQRGAGSAMEQDGVRGLVAI; from the coding sequence ATGTTGCAGGTTAACGAGCTGAATCAATACTACGGTGGCAGCCATATTTTACGCGGCCTGTCGTTTGAGGCCCGCATCGGTGAGGTGACTTGCCTCCTGGGGCGCAACGGCGTGGGGAAAACCACGTTGCTGAAATGCCTGATGGGGCTGATCCCGGTTAAAAGCGGCACCCTCAGTTGGCAGGGAACGGCCCTTAACGGCAAAAAACCGCACCAGCGTGTACAAGCGGGGATCGCCTATGTGCCGCAGGGGCGAGAGATTTTCCCGCGCCTGACGGTAGAGGAAAACTTGCTGATGGGGCTGGCGCGTTTTTCCGGCACGGAGGCACGTAAGGTGCCGGAGCATATTTATGAGTTATTCCCTGTCCTGTTGCAGATGAAAGATCGGCGCGGTGGCGATCTCTCTGGCGGGCAGCAACAGCAGTTGGCGATTGGCCGTGCGCTGGCCTGTCGGCCGCAGTTGTTGATCCTCGATGAGCCGACCGAGGGGATCCAACCTTCGGTGATCAAAGAGATCGGCGCTGTGATCAAGCAGTTGGCGGCAGGTGGCGATATGGCGATCCTGCTGGTAGAGCAGTTCTATGATTTTGCCGCCGAATTGGCAGACAGCTATCTCGTGATGTCGCGTGGCAGCATCATTCAGCGCGGGGCAGGCAGCGCGATGGAGCAGGACGGCGTACGCGGGCTGGTGGCGATATAA
- a CDS encoding type II toxin-antitoxin system RelE/ParE family toxin has translation MESIYFYGLERYGLQAAKDYLNHIHKAFDNLSHSQLGRNVALIAQDLCVLPAAGHLIYFREDIHWVRIIRVLHHSRDPTRTQFIR, from the coding sequence ATGGAAAGTATTTATTTCTATGGCCTGGAGCGGTATGGATTACAAGCCGCCAAAGACTACCTTAACCATATTCATAAGGCATTTGATAATCTTAGCCATTCTCAGCTTGGCAGAAACGTAGCCTTGATTGCACAAGATCTCTGCGTTCTGCCAGCCGCTGGGCATCTCATTTATTTTCGTGAAGATATCCATTGGGTAAGAATCATCAGGGTTTTGCATCACTCCCGGGATCCCACCCGCACGCAATTTATTAGGTAA
- the sseA gene encoding 3-mercaptopyruvate sulfurtransferase, with protein MNSPFLVTPQWLAQHINDENLVVVDVRMSPVGLVPKKDMLAEFERGHIPGAVYFDIDDIADKNTDLPHMLPTAEAFSAAAGKLGISDQHTIVFYDEGNQFSAPRGWWTFRNFGAQQVYVLDEGLNGWTALGQPLATGATQRTQQTFNARFNADAVVTMQQVEQALNTQVQILDARAAPRFYAEAPEPRPGLHRGHIPGSINIPYGELLENGRFKSLEALKKTFSDKGVDLNGPIITSCGSGVTAAVLAFGLLSLDAKQVKLYDGAWTEWGALSGNQPIEQD; from the coding sequence ATGAACTCTCCGTTTCTGGTTACTCCCCAATGGCTTGCACAACATATCAACGATGAAAATCTGGTCGTGGTCGATGTCAGAATGTCTCCGGTCGGCCTGGTACCGAAAAAAGATATGCTTGCCGAATTTGAACGCGGTCATATCCCGGGCGCGGTGTACTTCGATATCGATGACATCGCGGATAAAAACACCGATCTGCCGCATATGCTGCCTACGGCGGAAGCCTTCAGCGCGGCGGCAGGCAAGTTGGGCATTAGCGATCAACACACCATTGTGTTCTATGACGAGGGCAATCAGTTCTCTGCCCCACGCGGCTGGTGGACCTTCCGTAACTTTGGCGCGCAGCAGGTTTATGTGCTGGACGAAGGCCTCAACGGCTGGACTGCGCTGGGCCAACCGCTGGCAACCGGCGCAACGCAACGCACGCAGCAAACCTTCAACGCCCGCTTCAATGCAGACGCGGTAGTCACTATGCAGCAGGTGGAACAGGCGCTGAACACGCAGGTGCAGATCCTCGACGCACGCGCCGCACCGCGTTTTTACGCTGAAGCCCCAGAGCCGCGCCCCGGCCTGCACCGTGGCCATATTCCCGGCAGCATCAATATTCCTTACGGCGAACTGCTGGAAAACGGCCGCTTCAAATCGCTGGAAGCCCTCAAGAAAACCTTCAGCGACAAGGGCGTCGATCTCAACGGGCCAATCATCACCAGCTGTGGCTCCGGGGTAACTGCGGCAGTGCTGGCTTTTGGCCTGCTTTCCCTCGATGCAAAACAGGTGAAACTGTATGACGGCGCCTGGACCGAATGGGGTGCGCTGAGCGGCAATCAGCCGATCGAGCAGGACTAG
- the acpA gene encoding acid phosphatase yields the protein MSDKPQNDLPPSAQDQQQQPSNPARRRFLAGATALGVGASIAPLAGAAAEGNKKVLLNALPQSAQNSLLRRYVKNVVVIYAENRSFNNLFANFPGVEKPLSALKPEEYQQRDRDGQLLDTLPPIWKGLVPKAQEVGHVNYKIDEDAVFTTQLPNQPFVLTGPQGENLPHGVVTRDLWHVFYQNQMQINGGKNDKFVAWADSGALTMGYYGDGAYNLRLWTLAQEFTLCDNFFQGAFGGSFLNHQYLICARPPFYPDVQNSVAKDGIAQLESDDVTDWRLKPLSDSPVSASFGIPLFGKSLLTPDGYAVNTMAPPYWPSWTQDEKDPTLADATMPNVMPPQKHPHIGDLLSQKGIDWAWYAGGWQYALDNRKDQGDFPGAPDFQYHHQPFNYFENLGPSNPQAREAHLRDGGIGDSTAGNKFLAAVEAGTLPPVAFYKPQGNLNMHAGYSDVEAGDRHIAHIINSLRNGPQWDNSVVVITFDENGGWWDHVAPPQGDRWGPGSRIPALVISPFARKGYVDHQVYDTGSILRFISRVFDLPTLEGLADRDKAMATRGQKPLGDLTGTLEFPG from the coding sequence ATGAGCGATAAACCACAGAATGATTTGCCGCCGTCGGCGCAGGATCAACAGCAGCAACCGAGCAACCCGGCGCGTCGCCGCTTTTTGGCGGGAGCGACGGCATTGGGCGTTGGCGCCTCCATTGCCCCCTTGGCCGGAGCCGCGGCGGAGGGGAACAAAAAAGTGCTGCTAAATGCTTTGCCGCAAAGTGCGCAAAACTCGTTGCTGCGGCGCTATGTGAAGAATGTGGTGGTGATTTACGCCGAAAACCGCAGCTTCAACAACCTGTTCGCCAATTTCCCCGGGGTAGAAAAACCGCTGTCGGCGCTCAAGCCGGAGGAGTACCAGCAGCGCGATCGCGATGGTCAACTGCTGGATACGCTGCCGCCGATCTGGAAAGGCCTGGTGCCGAAGGCTCAGGAAGTCGGGCATGTTAACTACAAAATCGACGAAGATGCGGTTTTTACTACTCAACTGCCGAACCAGCCGTTTGTGCTGACCGGGCCGCAGGGGGAAAACCTGCCGCATGGCGTGGTAACTCGCGATTTGTGGCACGTGTTTTATCAGAACCAGATGCAGATCAACGGCGGCAAAAATGACAAATTCGTCGCCTGGGCCGATTCCGGTGCTCTGACCATGGGCTATTACGGCGACGGCGCATACAACCTGCGGCTATGGACGTTGGCGCAGGAATTTACCCTGTGCGATAACTTCTTCCAGGGGGCGTTTGGCGGCTCGTTCCTCAATCATCAGTATCTGATTTGCGCCCGCCCACCGTTCTACCCTGACGTGCAAAACTCTGTCGCCAAAGACGGCATTGCTCAGCTTGAAAGCGACGACGTGACGGACTGGCGTTTAAAGCCGCTGAGCGATTCGCCGGTCAGCGCTTCATTCGGCATTCCGCTGTTCGGCAAAAGCCTGCTGACGCCGGACGGTTACGCGGTCAATACCATGGCGCCACCGTACTGGCCGTCATGGACGCAGGATGAGAAAGATCCGACGTTGGCGGATGCCACCATGCCCAACGTTATGCCGCCACAGAAACACCCGCACATTGGTGATTTGCTCAGCCAGAAAGGGATCGATTGGGCCTGGTACGCCGGTGGTTGGCAGTACGCGCTGGACAACCGCAAAGATCAGGGTGATTTCCCCGGCGCACCGGATTTTCAGTATCATCATCAACCGTTCAATTACTTTGAAAATCTGGGGCCGTCCAACCCGCAGGCGCGCGAAGCTCATTTGCGTGATGGCGGCATTGGCGATTCAACCGCCGGCAATAAATTCCTGGCGGCGGTGGAAGCGGGCACCTTGCCGCCGGTCGCTTTCTACAAGCCACAGGGCAACCTCAATATGCACGCCGGCTATTCGGATGTCGAAGCCGGAGACCGTCATATTGCCCATATTATCAATAGCCTGCGTAATGGCCCGCAGTGGGATAACAGCGTGGTGGTCATTACCTTCGATGAAAACGGCGGCTGGTGGGATCACGTTGCACCGCCGCAGGGGGATCGTTGGGGACCTGGCTCGCGCATTCCAGCGTTGGTGATCTCACCGTTCGCCCGTAAGGGATATGTCGATCACCAAGTGTACGATACCGGATCCATCTTGCGATTCATCAGTCGGGTGTTTGATTTGCCAACGCTGGAAGGGCTGGCAGATCGCGATAAGGCAATGGCGACGCGTGGCCAGAAACCCTTGGGGGATCTGACCGGCACGCTGGAGTTTCCGGGTTAA
- a CDS encoding GNAT family N-acetyltransferase — protein sequence MFSIRQALRHDLALVRDVGIRTYQAHFGELWHHKAELDAFLAQDFAVEALEQTLQDPDVCWLLGYEDERLVGYARLNFNSLLAPTQQTGAELQKIYFLPEYAGQGYGQRFFEQVQQRALERRQTTLWLEVLKRNTSAQRFYQRQGLSICGETCYTSAQGSIGIWYMSKAL from the coding sequence ATGTTCAGTATTCGCCAGGCTTTACGCCATGATTTAGCGCTAGTTCGTGACGTCGGTATTCGTACTTATCAGGCCCATTTTGGCGAACTTTGGCACCATAAAGCGGAATTGGATGCTTTTTTGGCTCAGGACTTTGCGGTCGAAGCCCTGGAGCAGACCCTGCAGGATCCGGACGTGTGCTGGCTGTTGGGCTATGAAGACGAGCGTCTGGTGGGCTATGCACGGCTGAACTTCAACAGCCTGCTGGCGCCCACTCAACAGACGGGCGCAGAACTGCAGAAAATCTATTTCCTGCCGGAATATGCCGGCCAGGGTTATGGCCAGCGTTTTTTTGAACAGGTGCAGCAGCGGGCACTCGAACGCCGGCAGACAACGCTGTGGCTGGAGGTGCTAAAGCGCAACACCAGCGCCCAGCGTTTTTACCAACGTCAGGGGCTGAGCATTTGCGGCGAGACCTGCTACACCAGCGCCCAAGGTTCCATCGGCATCTGGTATATGTCGAAAGCGCTGTAA
- the urtD gene encoding urea ABC transporter ATP-binding protein UrtD translates to MNSLQMTDELFTQPLPADKHRQQTDPVLLLDKINVSFDGFRALSDLSLQIGVGELRCVIGPNGAGKTTLMDVITGKTRPDSGRVFYDQTVDLTALDPMQIAQAGIGRKFQKPTVFEALTVFENLEIAQKAKKSVWACLRARLSGEQRDRIDEMLKTLRLGHERHRPAGLLSHGQKQFLEIGMLLVQEPHLLLLDEPAAGMTDAETEYTAELFRALAGKHSLMVVEHDMGFVETIADHVTVLHQGQVLAEGSLAQVQANEQVIEVYLGR, encoded by the coding sequence ATGAATTCGCTGCAAATGACCGACGAGTTGTTCACCCAACCGTTGCCGGCGGATAAACACCGCCAGCAAACCGATCCGGTGCTGTTGCTCGACAAGATCAACGTCAGCTTCGACGGTTTTCGCGCACTGAGCGATTTGTCGTTGCAGATTGGCGTAGGGGAATTGCGCTGTGTGATCGGGCCAAACGGGGCAGGGAAAACCACCTTGATGGATGTGATCACCGGCAAAACCCGGCCGGACAGCGGCAGAGTGTTTTACGATCAAACTGTCGATCTGACCGCGTTGGATCCGATGCAGATTGCCCAAGCCGGCATTGGCCGCAAGTTCCAAAAGCCTACGGTGTTTGAGGCACTGACGGTGTTCGAAAATCTTGAGATTGCCCAGAAGGCGAAGAAATCGGTGTGGGCCTGCCTGCGCGCCAGGCTGAGCGGCGAACAGCGCGACCGTATCGATGAAATGCTGAAAACCTTGCGGCTGGGCCATGAGCGACATCGGCCCGCCGGACTGCTGTCCCACGGGCAGAAGCAATTTCTTGAGATTGGCATGCTGTTGGTGCAGGAGCCGCACCTGTTGCTGCTCGACGAACCGGCAGCCGGAATGACGGATGCGGAAACCGAGTACACCGCCGAGCTGTTCCGCGCATTGGCGGGCAAGCATTCGCTGATGGTGGTAGAGCACGACATGGGCTTTGTCGAAACCATCGCCGATCATGTCACCGTACTGCATCAGGGCCAGGTGCTGGCGGAGGGCTCTTTGGCGCAGGTGCAGGCCAACGAGCAGGTGATTGAAGTCTATTTGGGGCGCTGA
- a CDS encoding DUF2165 family protein — protein MNEINISRLSCIVLSLFPALWGIFSLLNNTADFANTARHAVGPLLTMQNTYQVPGLMWRAITAPWAGMVGLAFITLLESLAGIAATLGIVLMVKHRGHSYATFARGKAWAMLGALCAITVWGIGFMVVAGDWFMAWQAKEDPLAVQLGALLYMVPNTLALMLLMLQRDSR, from the coding sequence ATGAACGAAATCAATATCTCACGCCTGTCTTGTATCGTCCTGTCACTGTTCCCGGCCCTGTGGGGGATTTTCAGCCTGCTGAACAATACTGCGGATTTTGCCAATACCGCCCGGCATGCCGTGGGGCCCCTGCTAACTATGCAAAATACCTATCAGGTGCCCGGTCTGATGTGGCGTGCCATCACCGCGCCCTGGGCCGGAATGGTCGGGTTGGCGTTTATTACCCTGCTGGAATCTCTGGCCGGGATCGCGGCAACCTTGGGCATAGTGTTGATGGTGAAACATAGGGGTCACTCTTATGCGACGTTCGCCAGAGGCAAAGCCTGGGCCATGCTGGGTGCGCTATGTGCGATTACAGTATGGGGGATCGGTTTTATGGTGGTCGCCGGCGACTGGTTTATGGCCTGGCAGGCCAAGGAGGATCCGCTGGCGGTGCAGCTGGGTGCCTTACTGTATATGGTGCCCAATACGCTGGCGCTGATGTTGTTGATGCTGCAACGGGACTCGCGATAG
- the urtC gene encoding urea ABC transporter permease subunit UrtC, translating to MSQPLTVTGVQKAPRLALGIGGLALLTLLIMPFLALLPADHPLAISTYTLTLVGKILCYAVVAVALDLVWGYAGLLSLGHGLFFALGGYAMGMYLMRQAAGEGLPSFMAFLSWSELPWFWSGTQYFAWALCLIVLVPGVLAFVFGYFAFRSKIKGVYFSIMTQALTYAGMLLFFRNETGFGGNNGFTGFTTLLGFPITAIGTRVALFLATVLLLAASLAIGFALARSKFGRVLTAVRDAENRLTFCGYDPKGFKLFVWTLSAVLCGLAGALYVPQVGIINPGEMSPTNSIEAAIWVALGGRGTLVGPLLGAGIVNGAKSWFTMAIPEYWQFFLGLMFIIVTLFLPKGVIGLLRRGKSQ from the coding sequence ATGAGCCAACCTTTGACTGTAACCGGGGTGCAAAAGGCCCCCCGGCTGGCGCTCGGCATCGGCGGGCTGGCGTTGCTGACGCTGTTAATCATGCCGTTTCTCGCGCTGTTACCGGCGGATCACCCGCTGGCGATCTCCACCTATACCCTGACGCTGGTAGGCAAAATTCTGTGCTATGCCGTGGTGGCGGTGGCGCTTGATCTGGTGTGGGGCTATGCCGGGTTGTTGTCCCTGGGTCATGGGCTGTTTTTCGCTCTGGGTGGCTATGCCATGGGCATGTACCTGATGCGCCAGGCGGCGGGAGAGGGCCTGCCGAGCTTTATGGCGTTCCTGTCCTGGAGCGAACTGCCCTGGTTTTGGAGCGGCACCCAGTATTTCGCCTGGGCATTGTGCCTGATTGTGCTGGTGCCGGGCGTGCTGGCTTTTGTCTTCGGCTACTTCGCCTTCCGTTCAAAAATCAAAGGCGTCTATTTTTCCATCATGACGCAGGCATTGACCTATGCCGGCATGCTGCTGTTCTTCCGCAACGAAACCGGGTTTGGCGGTAACAACGGCTTTACCGGCTTCACCACGCTGCTGGGTTTTCCGATCACCGCGATCGGCACGCGGGTGGCGCTGTTTCTGGCAACGGTGTTGTTGCTGGCGGCCAGTTTGGCGATCGGCTTTGCCCTGGCGCGCAGCAAGTTTGGCCGGGTGTTAACCGCGGTGCGCGATGCGGAAAATCGCCTGACGTTTTGCGGTTACGATCCAAAAGGTTTCAAGCTGTTCGTCTGGACGCTGTCGGCGGTGCTGTGCGGCCTGGCCGGGGCGTTATATGTGCCGCAGGTGGGCATTATCAACCCGGGTGAAATGTCGCCGACCAACTCGATCGAGGCCGCTATCTGGGTGGCACTCGGTGGACGCGGCACCTTGGTGGGGCCACTGCTCGGTGCCGGTATCGTCAACGGCGCCAAAAGTTGGTTCACCATGGCGATCCCGGAATACTGGCAGTTCTTCCTTGGCCTGATGTTTATCATCGTCACGCTGTTCTTGCCCAAAGGGGTTATCGGCCTGCTACGCAGAGGGAAATCACAATGA